GTCAGTCTGCTTCCGGCGATCTTTTTGCTAATAAACTTCATCTTTTATCGGCTAAGCTAAGAATGAGTGGATCAGGCGATTCTAAACTTATTGGCAGTACCGATTATCTTGAATTATCACAATCCGGTTCCGGCGATTTTTCAGGGAGAGATTTTGAAGCCGAAGATGCAAAAATCAGAAAAACAAGCTCCGGCGATACACGCATAGAAGTAGTAAATAGCCTCGAAATTAGCATTAGCGGATCGGGCGATTTTTATTATAGTGGGAAGCCCGAATTTAAAAACATTACCATCACAGGATCAGGGGATATAGTAAAAATTAAATAAACCATAATATTATGAAAAATAAACTTAGAATTTTAGGACTGAGTCTGTTAACTATAATGTTTTTACAGACAACATTAGCTGCTACTCCCGGTTTTGGCTGGATAAAAGGTAGTGGAAACGTAATTGAAGAAACCCGCGATGTTAGTGGTTTTCATGGCATCGAAGTTGGTGGAGCTTTCGAAGTAATTTTGATTAAAGCCAATAAAGAAAAAGTAGTTTTGGAAATAGATGATAACCTCATGCCTTACGTAACAACCAAAGTTTTTGGTGGCGTTTTGGAAATCGATAATAAAAAAGATTTCAGGAATCCAACGGAATTGAAAGTGACCATTTATTACAAATCCATTGATGAAATTGACCTTTCTGGAGCAGCCTCAATTTACAGTGAAGACGTAATAAAAACGGAATCACTAGAAATTGAAGCAAGCGGAGCTTCTGATATTGAGTTAAAATTAGACGTTGTATTTTTAGAAGCAGATTTTAGTGGAGCTTCAAAAGTAGAGTTCAGTGGCAGAGCCGAAAGCGTAGAAGTTGAAACTTCTGGTGCAACAGTTTACAGAGCCATTGATCTTGAAACAAAGAGTTGCGAGCTCGATGCTTCTGGTGCTTCTGTAGCTAGAATCTGGGCTACAGAAGAATTAAGTCTAGAAGCTTCTGGTGCTTCCAGCGTCAGGTACAAAGGCAGTCCAAGCATTGATCTTATCAGTGTTAGCGGAGCCGCTTCAGTTCGGAAATATTAAAAATTTAAATTCAATTATTGAAAACCCGGAACGTCTTGTTTCGGTTTTTTTTGTTTGTAACTATTCAGCATCAAAAACGCGAATCTAATTATAAGTT
The nucleotide sequence above comes from Bacteroidales bacterium. Encoded proteins:
- a CDS encoding DUF2807 domain-containing protein encodes the protein MKNKLRILGLSLLTIMFLQTTLAATPGFGWIKGSGNVIEETRDVSGFHGIEVGGAFEVILIKANKEKVVLEIDDNLMPYVTTKVFGGVLEIDNKKDFRNPTELKVTIYYKSIDEIDLSGAASIYSEDVIKTESLEIEASGASDIELKLDVVFLEADFSGASKVEFSGRAESVEVETSGATVYRAIDLETKSCELDASGASVARIWATEELSLEASGASSVRYKGSPSIDLISVSGAASVRKY